In Montipora foliosa isolate CH-2021 unplaced genomic scaffold, ASM3666993v2 scaffold_468, whole genome shotgun sequence, a single genomic region encodes these proteins:
- the LOC137989597 gene encoding G2/M phase-specific E3 ubiquitin-protein ligase-like, which yields MAGMSMADGGPGLPVFSESVFHYIAKGTPRVGEVEDVPDTVVRKNLSQLRLVQTTEDLRNMVTSEDFVFLLDCGFPKPLALLQLAERDEVVECAIVHYTHYIIRGEFDQLKEGLAKVGVLEAITRDPDLFKPLFCRDSSLQVTTGYIRWLFDPKLSEVGSNARSQEEDLLYNWEEYLKEIDDEGRARAADTEVTLEELFAFLTGSHSIPPMGFERPGSIVFIPLENPKESRLPSVSTCIPQLSIPICNYILEDFDNFKKQINLWGNGIDVVQ from the exons ATGGCAGGAATGTCAATGGCTGATGGAGGCCCAGGATTACCGGTTTTTTCGGAATCTGTTTTTCATTACATTGCAAAAGGCACCCCTCGGGTGGGTGAAGTAGAGGATGTGCCTGATACTGTAGTGCGCAAGAATCTCTCACAG CTGAGATTAGTTCAAACAACAGAAGACTTAAGAAATATGGTCACCAGTGAAGACTTTGTGTTCCTGTTAGATTGTGGATTCCCAAAACCCTTGGCATTATTACAGCTAGCTGAAAGAGATGAGGTAGTGGAATGTGCAATAGTTCATTACACTCATTACATAATTCGAGGAGAATTTGACCAACTGAAGGAAGGACTCGCCAAAGTAGGGGTTCTGGAGGCAATAACAAGAGACCCAGACCTATTCAAGCCGCTCTTTTGCCGGGATAGCAGCCTACAAGTAACTACAGGATACATTAGATGGTTATTTGACCCTAAATTGTCTGAAGTTGGCAGCAACGCTCGGAGTCAGGAGGAAGATCTCCTCTATAACTGGGAAGAATACCTTAAGGAAATAG ATGACGAGGGGAGAGCACGAGCCGCTGACACAGAAGTGACCTTGGAAGAGCTATTTGCATTTTTGACTGGTTCTCACAGCATTCCTCCAATGGGATTTGAAAGACCCGGCTCCATCGTCTTCATCCCATTAGAGAACCCAAAGGAAAGTCGTCTTCCTTCTGTATCCACTTGTATCCCACAATTGTCAATCCCCATCTGCAATTACATTCTTGAAGATTTCGacaatttcaaaaagcaaattAACCTTTGGGGAAATGGCATTGATGTGGTACAATGA